A window of Gloeothece verrucosa PCC 7822 genomic DNA:
TTGCCGGTCAATTTCTCCAGCATAAGCTGTAAGAGCGATCGCTTTAATTTTTTCTCTACCTTGTTGAGCTTCTAACATTCGTATTTGTTGTATCAGCATATATCCGTCCATATCCGGCATACCCACATCGCTAACAATGACATTTGGAGCAGACCTCACCAAAACTTGTAGAGCTTCGCTTGCAGAGCCTACTGTCGTTACCGTTGCGCCGCTTTGTTGGAGAGCAAACGCCAAAAAATAACGAGTGTCCTCATCATCATCTACCACTAAAATTTCTAAGTCTGCCAAAGGTAAAACAGTCTCTTTAATATTTGAAATAGACACATTTTCATCTTCTTTCGTGAAACTTGAGGTGATTAATGGAAATTTAACCCAAAAAGTCGCTCCTTGATTTTCGCCGGGGCTTTCGGCTCCAACGGTCCCACCGTGTAGTTCTACTAAGTGACGAACGATCGCTAACCCTAACCCTAAGCCACCAAATTTTCGGGTTGTTGTACTATCGGCCTGACGAAAGTAATCAAATACATAAGGTAAAAATTCAGAAGTAATGCCTTTACCAGTGTCGCTGACAGTAATCTGGGCAGATTGGCCTACAGACTCCAACAAAACCTCCACTCGGCCTCCCGTTGATGTAAACTTAACCGCATTTGACAACAGATTCCAGACAATTTGTTGTAAGCGAGCCGGATCGCCTAAAATTTGTCCGACTGTTTCGTCAAGAGTGGTTTGAATATCAATAGATTTAGCGTTAGCGGCTAAATACACTGTTTCAATAGAATGCCTGATAATAGAAGCTAAATTAACCGGAATCGGATTAAGACTGATTTTGCCTTGCAAAATTCGAGAAACATCGAGCAAATCCTCGATCAGTTGAGCTTGAAGTTGGGCATTACGTTCAATGGTAGAGAGAGCTTGTTTAAAAGTTGCCCCATCGAGTTTTTTTGTTTGCAGTAATTTAGCCCAGCCGAGAATCGGATTAAGCGGCGAGCGTAATTCATGAGACAACACGGCTAAAAACTCATCTTTTATTCGGTTAGCTTTCTCAGCTTCTGTTCTGGCAGCTTGCTCCCTTTGCAAAAGACGATCCCGTTCCACTTCAGCCGCTTTGCGTTCGCTAATATCAATCACTGAGCCGATGTATCCTTTGAATTCTCCCTCCAACCCAAACCAAGGACTACCGACATCAAGTGCCCAGCGATATTCACCATCAAAACGCCGCAAGCGGTATTCTAGACGGAACGCTTCCTGACACTTGTTAGCGGCTAGAAAAATATTTCTCGAGTCTTCGGAGTCTTCCGGATGTACAGCATCTAGCCACCCGAATCCTAAACCCGTTTCTTCATTCTGGCCGGAAAATTCATACCAACTTTTGCTGAGGTAGGTGCAGTAACCTGTAGGATCGGTCACCCACACCATGACAGGGGCATTATCAGCCATTTGTCGGAATCGTTCTTCGCTTTCCCGTAGTTCTTTTTCTGCTTGTTTGCGAGCGCTAATGTCGCTCACCAATATAGTCACACCCTCAGCAAACGGATAAATCCGGTTTTCGAACCAGCGCTGCCAAGGCCAATAAAAAAACTCTACTTGAACGACTGTTTGTTCGGCAACAGCACGGTGACACTCAGTATAGAATGGGCTGTTCACTAGGTCAGGAAATAAGTCCCAAATGTTATGACCCAGAAGTTCTTCGTTGGACTTGCCGGTCACTTGTATCACTTGGTCATTGATGAAGCTATAACGCCACTGTTGATCCAGCACGATAAACTGCTCATTGATTTGTGCTAAAACATTTTCTAAACGAACTCTGGCCGCTTGCGCTTGGGCCCGTAATCCCTGCTCCCGTCGAGTTGCCTCTTGACGCAAATAGGACAATTTTAGAGTGGCTTCTACCCGTGCTAATAATTCACGGGCCGAGAATGGTTTAATAAGGTAATCATCCGCTCCTGCTTCCAACCCTTCTACGCGAGATTCTTCTCCTGCCCTTGCAGATAACAAGATAATGGGAATATGTTGGGTGCTGAGGTCAGCACGGAGCGATTTTAATAACTCAAAACCATCAAGTCCGGGCATCATCACATCTGTCAAGACTAAATCGGGATGACAAGAATGAATCGCCTTTAAAGCCGTTAAACCGTCAACAACCGCCTCGACTTCATATTGTTGACTTAATAAGCGCTTGAGGTAGTCACGCATATCAGCATTGTCATCAGCAATAAGAATACGACTCCTATTCAACAGAGAAAGGGGTGTTCGCAGTTTTTTTAGGGAATAAGAAAGCAGGGGCAGAGGAGAAGCCGAAAAAATCTCTTTTTTTTCTGTTTCTGTTTCTGTTTCTTCTTGGGGGGGTAGCCAACGCGATGCTTCTTCCAGGAAAGTAGTAGCACCTGTTGCTGTTGATGTCAGGGTACGAGTAGTGCTAATGCGTTCTTGAGGGAGATGAGCAGTCCCGGTAGGAATAAAAATGGTGAAGCAAGTGCCCAATCCTTCTACACTGACAACATCAATACTTCCTTGATGCAGTTTCACCAATTCTTGCACCAGTGAAAGCCCAATACCCGAGCCTTCAAAACTTCGTCCTTGTGCCCCTTTAACTCGATGAAATCGCTCAAACAAGAGAGGAATTTCAGCTTCGGGAATACCAATACCTGTATCATTTACCGAGAGTTTAACGGAATGCTTAACCCATTCTAAGCTCACCGAAATTTCTCCATTTAAAGTAAATTTAAAAGCATTAGAAAGTAAGTTCAGAACAATTTTTTCCCACATTTCTCGATCTACATAGACGGGTTCTGGTAAAGGAGGGCAATTGACCATTAAACGCATTCCGGCCCGTTCAATAGTAGAACGAAATACACTGGCTAACTCGGTGGTAAACACTGACAGATCTGTCGCTTCGTAAACCGCCTCGACACGACCTGCTTCTATTCGGGAAAAATCCAGCAGAGTATTGACAAGCTTCAATAAACGTAGTCCATTGCGTTGCACAATTTCAATACGCTCTTGCTGAGATGGACCTAGAGGTTCATCTTTATCAGTTAGGACATCCTCTATCGGCCCTAACATTAAAGTTAGAGGAGTGCGAAATTCATGGCTAACATTGCTGAAAAACACTGTTTTAGCGCGGTCTAATTCGGCTAGAGCTTCTGCTCGTTTTCGCTCTTCTTCGTAAGCCTGAGCATTAGCAATGCTGGCTGAGATTTGTGCCGCTACCAAATCAATGAATCGTCGATAATCATCATCAAAAAGCCTAAATGGATTTAAACCTACCACCAGTAAGCCAGCTTTTCCGGTTTGTCCAGATGATGCGATCGGTACAACTACTGCTTGATGGGGTGTTCGCTGCCAAGCGCCGCTAGGCAAGTTTTCAAAAAAGGATTCCAAGTTAGAAACTAGACAAGCTTTATTCTCTGTAATTACTTTTTTAAAGGGCCAAACAGAATCGGATTGTAGAGCCACCTTTGGGGGTGCTGCCACGTTATCTATATCAATACCACAAGTTCCTGCTAACACCACCTCATGCTTTTCTCGATCAATGAGATAAATCATTGCAAAGGGAAGGTCATAAGGGTTGCTTTCCAAACATTTCGCACTCACTCTACAGGCCTCATCAAATGTCCGAGCATCTGCTGTCCTAGCCGCTAGTTCCCGCAACAAAGCCAACTGACGTTCGCCGATAATGCGCCCGGTGTCATCTGTGTTGGCGCAAATAATCCCCCCTGTGCCACCTTCGTCATTGGGAACTGGACTATAAGAAAATGTATAATAGGTTTCCTCTGAGTAGCCGTTACGCTCCATAATGAGCAGCAGGGCTTCGTCGTAAGTCCCTTCATTATTGAGGAGTGCTGAGGCGGCTCTAGGGCCTACCTGATCCCAAATCTCGCGCCACACAGATGATGCTGGCTGCCCAAGGGCAAGCGGATGTTTGCCACCGACAATCGCTTTGTAAGCGTCATTATAAAGGTTAATTAATTCCTCGCCCCACCAGACAAACATTGCTTGGCGAGAGGTCAACATAATGCGAACAGCAGTCTTCAAGCTCTGCGGCCATTTTTCTACTGAACCGAGGGAAGTTTGCGACCAATCATACGCTTGCATCAGCCCCCCCATTGTCCCTCCACCAATAAAGAGATTATGATCAGTTGATGTCATTTGTTCTATACATTTAAATAAAAATATACATTGTTTGAATTGCTTTCTAGTTTATCGAGTAGGGTGTTGAAAATGCTAGGAAACCCAAAAAAATTTCCTACACAACTTTTATGCCACAAGGGTAGCTCCGATTTTTAAACAGAGTGCCTGTATTGGCGTGCGTTGCTATCCCTTTTCTGTCATTCTCCGAAATCACGAAGTCATAATTAAGCTAGTTGAGCCAAAATTATAAAATGGTTGAAATTGATTCATTAAATTAATTCAATCAAGCAAACCAAGCAATAAAGCTGTGCTTGCTTTTTGACATCCGCGTCAGTTACCATCTATTAGGATGGTAGAGAGATGATTAAGGTGAGTGATACAGAAAAAATCACAATTAATATAGGCTTTGTCGATCTTGGACAGATTGATTTATTGGTACAGGAGGGCTTTTATTCCAATCGTACTGATTTTATCCGCACGGCAATCCGTAATCAGTTGAGTACCCATAGCGAAGAAGTCAAGCAAACACTCGCCCGTAAAACTCTAATCCTCGGTCGCCAACATTACACTCGCTCAAATTTAGAAAAAGTACACTCCGCCGGCATCAAACTGGAAATACAGGTGCTAGGCTTGGTCAGCATTGCCCCCGATGTACCTCCTGAACTGGCAAGAGCGACGATTAAATCTATTTTCGTTCTAGGTGCATTTAAAGCTACTCCTCAAGTCAAAGCGGCTTTGGCAGATCGAATTCATGGTTAATATCAGCACTTATCAAGCCTCAATCGAGAGTAAAATGATGGAAAACCCAATTTTAGCTAAAATAGCTCAAGCTACCGAACTGACACAAGCGGGACGCTTAAAAGAAGCCACTCAATTAATCCAACGGACACTGCAAAATTTAAAAGACCCCTCGACCACTGATGAGGTCGCCGTAGCCGGAACTGATGAAATCATCGATGTTACGGCTGTTGTGATTGACGAGCCAATAAATTCAACAGCACATCCAGGGCAAACGAGAACTGAGCCAACTCCAGCATCATCAGAAGCCGTTGACTTCAAAGAGCAACCGAGGCGCGAAGCAACTGAGTTCCCTCAATCACCGAAGAAAAGTTCTATAGCCATTTCTGAACAGTTAAACTCGATCTTAAACTTTTTTCCTCAATTAAAATCCCAGGCCCAACCCGCCAAAAATTCAGACCCACAGACAAAGGGAGGACAGTTTATTGAAGGCTATTATACAAAAGGCACTCAAAGCCGTAGCTATAAACTTTACATTCCGGGTGGTTACACAGGCCAAGCTTTACCTGTTGTGGTTATGCTTCATGGCTGTAATCAATCAGTAGATGATTTTGCCAATGGCACTCGTATGAATTTATGGGCAGAAGAAGAATTGTTTTTTGTGGTTTACCCGGCGCAGGAAAAGAAAGCTAATGGGTCACTTTGCTGGAATTGGTTCAATAATAGTGACCAGCAGCGTGGTCGTGGCGAACCATCGATTATTGCTGGAATCACCGAACAAGTGGTTAGCACTTATAATCTTGATCAAACTCGGGTTTATGTATCGGGTATGTCGGCAGGGGGAGCGATGGCTGGGATTATGGGGATATGCTACCCTGATGTTTATGCGGCGGTGGGAATTCATTCGGGTCTTCCATATAGGGCGGCAGGAGATCTTCAAGGCGCGTTCGCTGCCATGCGCGGGGGAGGAAACGGACTCTTAGGGCACACAGATGAGAACTTGCCTCATCTCAACGTAAATACTCGATTCGTACCGATAATCGTCTTTCATGGCGATCGTGACAGCACTGTTCATCCCGTCAATTCCGAAAAAATTATAGCACAATGGGCTTTGATCCATTCTCAAGGAAACTCAAGCCGAAGTGAAAAAATCTTATTGCGTCCTAAAGTGCTTCGAGAGCGAGTAAAAAATGGTCATGCCTACACTCGTTCGATCTATCATGACTTGAACGGTTATCCTATTATGGAACGGTGGTTGGTACATGGTTCAGGACATGGATGGTCAGGCGGAAGTGCTTCGGGATCGTTTACGGATGTTCAGGGGCCCAACGCATCAAGGGAGATGCTACGCTTCTTTAAAGAGCAGACAAAAACAAGCAAATAAAGGCAAAGGCAGGGAATAGATTCATTATTGACCTAAAAGCAAAAACCTCGATTGCCGAGGTTTAGATTAGGAAAAATCAATTGTTAATGTAGTCTTTGTAAAATTTTGATTAGCTTACTGCTAAGGAAACTAAAACTAATGTGGTGACAAATAGAGTAGCGATAGCTCCTTGAATTAAATAGCGACGTTGTTGGTAGGGAGCGGGATACTCCGCGTAATAGGTTTGGGGTTCAGCAGCGTAGATATTTCCGATTCCGTTATCGAGTTGGGTGGTGTACATTGCTTGTTTTCTCCGTTATTTACCTTATGGAGATAAATGTAGCAATTTATTTATTAATAGTAAATAAGACTTGACAAAAGATTTTAAATAGTCTATATAAAGGCGGCTTATCGTTTTTGGTTGGCTGCGGGAAGACTTAAAGTGATGTTAAGCTAAGACGCATTTAATTTTTATAACTTTATTTTTGGTACAAAGGTTCAATCCTTTCCCCTTTCCCCTTTCCCCCTTCTTTATCTGGACTAATAATTTAGATGCGTAACAGCTTAATCAGCCGCTTCAAGCCAAGGAAGTTGAGAAAAAAAGTAATGATTTAATTGATTTTTGCCATGTAGAAAGTAGTGGTAAATTAGAATACAGAACGAGTTTTTTAAAAGCTTGCAGGAAGATGCTGATTAAGCCCTAGGCTACTAAACTTGTTATTCTATAGAAAGGAACTCAACTATTAAAATAATTTTTCCGATGGCAGATCTAGGTTTAACTCATCTGGCTATAGAAGTGAGTAACATTGATAAGAGCATTGCTTTTTATGAAAAGTACGCTCGAATGAAAGTGGTACATCGTCGCAGCGATCAGACGATCCAATCAGATGTCGCTTGGATCAGCGATCTAACTCGCCCCTTTGTGATTGTTTTGCTGAAAATGCCTTCTGTAAAGGCGAAGCTCGTTCCAAATTTTCATTTTGGAGTGGCGGTTGAAAGTAGACTTGAGGTTGATCGCGGAGCGCCACTTCGTGATCGTCTTTGGGCTGCCGCCTCAGAGGAGGGGATTTTGCTTGATGGGCCAGATGAAGCGGGGCCACCAGTCGGTTATTGGGCATATATACAAGATCCCGATGGACACACCTTGGAAATTTCTTACGGGCAAGAAGTTCGCTTTACAGTCGAACAAGCCGCTAAGTACCTGGACAAAAATAAAGTTAACTGTGAGGTTAGGGTGTAGGGTGTAGGGTGTAGGGTGTAGGGTGTCGGGTGTGGGGTAATTGTAGCCATTTTACAATTCTTTATATAGAGTGCTTTATTTATGTCCGACTACTTAATCAATAAATTTTATTTAAAAAAAGCTGATTTATGTGGGAACATTGGCTAATACCTTTGCGTGGGATTTATTGCAAGGTGAGTTATCGCAGTATTTTAAGTCTGGCCAGCGTTGGAAGTTTACTTAGTATTGGCAGTGTTGGCAGTATTTTAAGTATTGGTAGCGTTGGAAGTATTTTGAGTATCGCCAGTGCAGGGAGTATCTTAAGCGTGGCGAGTGCGGGCAGTATTCTTTCGTTTTTTGGTGTCGGCAGTGTATTGAGTTTTTTTCATTACAAAACTATTCTTAATCAAGAGATGGTAAGTAATGTTTTGTCTAAAATTAAATAAATTAATTATTGGACTTTGGACATAACATTAATGGCTCTTTACTTAGAGTTCGATTTTATTTGTTCGACGAAGGTGCATCAGGCGTAGAGCTTGGAGTTCATCGCTACTTTGAGCAAACTCCTCTATTAGGATTATGTCAACGACCCCAAGGAGAGAGAGTGATTGATTTTAGTAACATCAATCCTTTTAGTTGCGATCTCCAATTAGCTTGGCAAGAGAATCTGTATCAAGGAAATAATGCGCCTAATGGCTGTCCGTCAACTTTTCCTCCTGGCGGTAAAGTGGTTTCTTACCTAAATTTGGGAGAGAATGATATTTATTCATTGGATCAAATTTTTAATGCCAATGGAGGGCTAGAAGCTGGCACACCGATACAGTTTAGGCGTGTTACTATTCCCGAACCTTCCTTGCTAGACGGGCTTATCTTATTCGGAGTTAGTAGCATTTTGATTAAAAAAGTCTCTTGAAGACATAAGCATTAACAACTTTTAATCAAAAGATATAAAAGAAAGTCCTCAACACTAACCTATTAGCTGATACATCTAAGGCCACTTAGCCGCTTAAGAAATGTGAGCGGGCACGTGCTAAGTAGAATCTGGGAGCGGCGTGATGAGGCAAGGTCATGATGTAAAAAAAGGAAGCAATTGCTGTTTAGTGATCGTCTAGTCCATCACTAAAATAAAATTTTGTGGAAGATTTGTTATTGTCTGAGCTTGTTATGGTTAAATTAGGTAGTAAGCACTACTTGATAACCAAATAAGTAAGTAAGTTAGTATATCAGCCTTAAGTCCCTCAATAAATGTAAGGCTAATCATTAATATTGACTGCCATTCGTGGCGGTAGAGCTTTCCATATTTGACGAAAGGAAAAGGTTGTCATGAAAAAACTATTGCTGGTAGCAGCTATATTTTCACTCGTTTTCAGTTCTGCTGACATAGCCAACGCACAGGAAAAATTGGCTTTGGAAAATACCTCTTCAATCACGAAAAGCATTAAAGATTGGGTAGATATTTTAGTTCCTGTCATTGGGGGAATTGGGGGAGTTATTGCCTTATTGAAAGGCGTAGAAGAGTACAAAAGAGAGCAAAGATGGAAAAGATTAGAATTTGTTGCTAATGTATTTAAAGAGTTTGAATCAAAAGCAGAAGTTAAAAATGTTTTTTGGATGCTAGATTGGAATGGGGCTTATTTAAATTTTGAAGGGATTGAAGGTACAGTTTGTGCTGATGAACCTTTATTGCAAAAATCTTTTAGTAAAAAAACCTCTTTTGAAAAGGATGAAGCAGCTATTAGAAATGCTTTTGATGTGTTTTTAACTGGCTTAGACCAATTTAATACTTATATTAAAACAGGACTAATTGCCAATGAGGACTTTAAACCTTACTTAAAATACTGGCTGAAAATTTTAACTAATAGTTCTGAAATTAAAAATGAAAATCGTAAATCACTTCTTTTTTATCAAAATCTTTGGAATAATTTTATCGATAAATATGAATACTCAACCAGAGAATTATTAGGAAGATATGGCTATCCAGTTAATTTATCTACTGATTGTCATGAAGAAGCTAAAAACCAAGAATTAAATTAACACGAAATTAGTTCTCTATTATTAATTAACGGCCGACTACCCCAGGCGCTAAAGGTTTCAAACGAAAGAGATAAAAAGGCGGTGCAGCCGTATTATTTCCCCGATTTAAAGGCGCAGAACGGTGTAACTGATTGCAATTGAGATATAAATAACCGTCTGCTCCAAAACTCAAGGAATCCACCCAAGATAACCGTTCATCACTGATGAATAATTGATAGGTGCGATCGCTCTTTATGACCCCAACCCCATTAGCCGCTAAATCTCCTAAATAAAGATTATCATTTTGATCGATAGAAATTCCGTCACAAATGGGTCTATCACCGTATCGTTCTACTTTACTAGCGAGTTGGGCATCACTCAAATTCTGATTGCACAAATCTTCACTTTTAATCCGATACATCGTATTACTGTGCATAGGGCAATAATACAACCATTCATTATTAGCATCGAGAACAAGACCATTAACCCCCAAATGCGGTCGGATATCTGGGGGATTCACCACAGGTACTCCGTCAATGATTAAATCAATATTTTGCGGAATAACGCTTTGATGACCTTGTAAAATCCGGGTAGCTAATCCTGTTTTTAAATCTACTCGAATTAACGCCGCTTCTTCACCTTGAATAGGATCAGAAATATAGATGACATTATGGGTCAAATCTACCGCTAAATCATTGACAAAAGAGTTATTTTTAGTAATGGGTGGAGGTAAATAAAACACTCGGGCTAGTTCATGGTTGACAATATCCCAAGCGACTAATTTTGGATTCAAAAGATTAGGATTTCCATTATCTAACATCCAAACCCACCCATTCTTATCGCACTGAATACCCAATACATTATCAAAGTTAATTTGATCACTTCCAAAACCACTGGGAAATTCAACTAATCTACCATCAACCAGTTCCGCGATTTTAAATTCGGGGTTATAGAACTGGTGTAAACTCATAAAAATTCGACCATCGGATGATAGAGTAATATTCCCGGGTGCTTGGGATAATTCGGCGACTATTTCTAAGCTAGTTGATAAAGGCTCCATGTCAATTTATTTTACAAAAGTGTTAGATAAAACATCATATGACAACACGAGATTAGTAGCCGTTACCTGTAAGCCAGGCAAGTAAAGCATCAGGATCATCTAAGATAGCTTTAGGGTCAAACATTGGCCAAATATAAGAAAGTCCTTGCTCATCGAGACGGAAAAAATTATGTAAAGTATAGAGAGTTCCTTTAGTTGTTCTCATCTGCCATACCCCGCTTGCTCTAGGATATTCAACAGTAATTGAGAGGACATTTACCTCAGAAACCCGTGTTGCAACCCCACTAACAAAATTGACAACGGCTTCAATACCGTCGATGGTATCTTGACGAATAGGACTAAGAAACTGAATGTTAGGAGAAAACTGAACGAGGGAAAAATCACCTGTTTTAAAAGCTTGGAAATATTGCTCGATAATCTCGTGATATTTTGTTGTATCCATGATTAAAACTCTCTAAATCTACAAATTTACAAAAATTACAAGGGCTTATTATTACAGATTTGATAGTCAATTTTCCAGGTATTTTCTACTTTTTTCAATAATGCCCGAAATTTAACCTATCTTGATGGACTCCCATCATGGAGATGAATAATGGCGATAGAAATTCTAACTACATAACTAAAATCCCCCATCACATCGAAGAATTACCCTAACAATAGAAACTAATAAACCATTACTATATTCAAGCCAAAAGCTGTCATAATAGCGGTTTGGGTTTATGTAAATTCATTTCAATTTCTGTAAAAGCTTGAATGGGTGAATTTGTGCTAATTTACTAACTCAAATGGTTTCAATTAAAGAATTGTTAAAAATATTCGGAAATTATTTAACAGTATTACCCATTTAGGAACAGATGTTAGGTTAGGAAAAAATCTTTAAAACAATAGTGAGATAAATTCCTAATCAAGATATCTTAGCTTTTAGCATACGCTATTTTTGCTTTAAAAGCCAGCCTCATCTCCATAAAAGTTTACAAAAAGCCTCAAATAGCCTTGAAAATATGTAAATAATCCTAAACTGCCATTGAATAAATGTTAACTTTTGTAACAACCTTATCTTAATATTACTCACTTAAAGTAATATCAATTGGTTAATAGAGTAGCAATGGTATTCGGATAAATATTCAAACTTTGTCTTAACTAAAATCTAATTTCTTAGGAAACTAAGATCAACAAATAGTCTTGAAGGGTTAAAAGGTCATGACTTCTTCATTCAATGAAATTCTCAGTCAAGCAACAGCAATTCCGTCCTACTCTCTAATGACGAAACAGCCTCAAAAAGACCGTCCCAAAGAAGATTCTATTCCTAATCCGAGGGTTATCTCGCCGCGAGTGGGACAACCTTCTATTACCACTAACAACATCATATTTGATGCACTCTATGCTCTTGCCATAAGTGAAATGGAGGAAAATACTGTCCTCAATATTAGGGATAATAATTTCAACAATGGGCAGGCGATACCATGTCCTCCTGGGGGCTGTTTTCAGGCTGGGAAAAGTTGGACTTATGTCTGGACTCGTGACACTGCCTACGCTATTCACCTAGCCTTAGCTGCACTCAAGCCCAAAACTGCGCTAAATTCTTTGAAATTTAAAACTTCTGCTGATAGACACGGACAAAACCCTCAAATTATTCAAGATACTGGTACAGGAGGTAGCTATCCTATATCCTCCGATAGAGTGGTATGGGCTTTGGGCGCTGCAAGACTCCTACATTATTTGTCGGGAGAAGAACGGGGAACTTTTGAGAAGGAAGCTCTAGAAATCATCAAAAACACTATTGAACAAGACCGTAAAGTCCTTTTTGATCAGCATAACGGCTTATATTCAGGAGAACAATCTTTTTTGGATTGGCGGGAACAAACCTATCCGGGTTGGGTAGCCGAAGACGTTATTCATGTGGGTATGTCTAAATGCCTGTCTACAAACCTGCTCCATCTCCATATTCTCGAATTTGGGTCTGCCTTAGCCCTAGAAACTGGCGAAGTGAATTTATCCAATCAATATCAGGATTGGGCAAAAGAGCTTAGAGAGGCTATTCAAAACCACCTTTATTTAAAAGACAGTAAGCTTTACTCAACATTTATTACCACGTTCCTAGATAATGGACCGAGCCATCAGTTCGACTTATTGGGTTTGACTCTGGCTATTTTGTTAGAAGTTGCCACTCAAGAGCAAACAAAAGACATTATTGCTCATTATCCCCTATTGCCCAATGGGATTTCGGTGATTTGGCCTCAACAGCAATATACTCCAATCTATCACAATCGGGCTATTTGGCCTTTTGTCACAGCCTACTGGATTAAAGCGGCACGAAAAGCAGGAAATGCCACTGCCGTCAATCACGGCATTAAATCTCTAATGGAGGGGGTAATCCGCTATCGCTCAAATAGGGAAAACTTTGAGTTGGTTTCTGGTGATATCTGGGTTGATGAAGGGGAAACTTCAGGCCCTGTTGTTAATTCTCAAGCTCAACTTTGGTCTATAGCAGGCTATCTCTCGATGGTTAATGATATCATTTTCGGCCTAGAAACTACTGATTACGGCATTCGCTTTCTTCCTTACATAACTTGTGAAATGAGGAAGGAAGTATTTAGTGAGACTCAATTCCTTACTCTAAATGACTTTCCCTATCAAGGAAAAATTATCACTGTAACTGTAAAGCTTCCTGATTCCGACAATCAAGTGCAAGGAGCTTATAAAATATCAAACATTACACTAAATGATCAGGCGATTTCATCGGAAGACTTTATTAAGAGCGACAGGCTTGAGAGTGATAATCGTATTGTAATTGAGTTATCAGAAGACCTTGAATTAACAATTAGTAAAAATCAAAATTCAATTACCTTAATCACTGATACTGGAGAATGGCGCAATTTATTTGCACCCAAATATCCAATTATTAAATCTATTGATTTAGTATCTGGTAAGATTCAAATAACCTTTAGTTCAAATGGAGAAAATGCAGAGAATATTGCTTTTAATATCTACCGTGATGGGAAACTGGTAAAAGGGGAATTACCAGGATCGACGTTGTCGTGGGTCGATCCTGAAACAAATCAATCTTCTCCAAGCTACTGCTACACCGTTGAAAGTTATTATTATCATGATGGTTTAGCCATTAAAAATTACTCCCAAAAGTCCCGTCCTGTTTGTTATTGGGGATCAAATGATTCGCGAATTCAAGTCTTTGAAGCTACTCAAGATTTGAACTATCCTGGGAGCGATCAAGATCGAGTAAAGAAATCTCAAAATCATGGATACTCTCACTATGAAAATTGGGGCCAAGCTGAAGACACCCTAATTCTTGAAGCCTTTAAACCAAAGGTGACTGGGTTTCACCTTCTCCAGGTCGCTGCTGCCAACGGTTCAGGTCCTTGGAATACAGGTGTTACCTGTGGAGTAAAATATATTCAGG
This region includes:
- the psb34 gene encoding photosystem II assembly protein Psb34 produces the protein MYTTQLDNGIGNIYAAEPQTYYAEYPAPYQQRRYLIQGAIATLFVTTLVLVSLAVS
- a CDS encoding VOC family protein, with translation MADLGLTHLAIEVSNIDKSIAFYEKYARMKVVHRRSDQTIQSDVAWISDLTRPFVIVLLKMPSVKAKLVPNFHFGVAVESRLEVDRGAPLRDRLWAAASEEGILLDGPDEAGPPVGYWAYIQDPDGHTLEISYGQEVRFTVEQAAKYLDKNKVNCEVRV
- a CDS encoding CpcT/CpeT family chromophore lyase, with the protein product MDFGHNINGSLLRVRFYLFDEGASGVELGVHRYFEQTPLLGLCQRPQGERVIDFSNINPFSCDLQLAWQENLYQGNNAPNGCPSTFPPGGKVVSYLNLGENDIYSLDQIFNANGGLEAGTPIQFRRVTIPEPSLLDGLILFGVSSILIKKVS
- a CDS encoding L-dopachrome tautomerase-related protein, yielding MEPLSTSLEIVAELSQAPGNITLSSDGRIFMSLHQFYNPEFKIAELVDGRLVEFPSGFGSDQINFDNVLGIQCDKNGWVWMLDNGNPNLLNPKLVAWDIVNHELARVFYLPPPITKNNSFVNDLAVDLTHNVIYISDPIQGEEAALIRVDLKTGLATRILQGHQSVIPQNIDLIIDGVPVVNPPDIRPHLGVNGLVLDANNEWLYYCPMHSNTMYRIKSEDLCNQNLSDAQLASKVERYGDRPICDGISIDQNDNLYLGDLAANGVGVIKSDRTYQLFISDERLSWVDSLSFGADGYLYLNCNQLHRSAPLNRGNNTAAPPFYLFRLKPLAPGVVGR
- a CDS encoding DUF4904 domain-containing protein, translated to MDTTKYHEIIEQYFQAFKTGDFSLVQFSPNIQFLSPIRQDTIDGIEAVVNFVSGVATRVSEVNVLSITVEYPRASGVWQMRTTKGTLYTLHNFFRLDEQGLSYIWPMFDPKAILDDPDALLAWLTGNGY
- a CDS encoding amylo-alpha-1,6-glucosidase, with product MTSSFNEILSQATAIPSYSLMTKQPQKDRPKEDSIPNPRVISPRVGQPSITTNNIIFDALYALAISEMEENTVLNIRDNNFNNGQAIPCPPGGCFQAGKSWTYVWTRDTAYAIHLALAALKPKTALNSLKFKTSADRHGQNPQIIQDTGTGGSYPISSDRVVWALGAARLLHYLSGEERGTFEKEALEIIKNTIEQDRKVLFDQHNGLYSGEQSFLDWREQTYPGWVAEDVIHVGMSKCLSTNLLHLHILEFGSALALETGEVNLSNQYQDWAKELREAIQNHLYLKDSKLYSTFITTFLDNGPSHQFDLLGLTLAILLEVATQEQTKDIIAHYPLLPNGISVIWPQQQYTPIYHNRAIWPFVTAYWIKAARKAGNATAVNHGIKSLMEGVIRYRSNRENFELVSGDIWVDEGETSGPVVNSQAQLWSIAGYLSMVNDIIFGLETTDYGIRFLPYITCEMRKEVFSETQFLTLNDFPYQGKIITVTVKLPDSDNQVQGAYKISNITLNDQAISSEDFIKSDRLESDNRIVIELSEDLELTISKNQNSITLITDTGEWRNLFAPKYPIIKSIDLVSGKIQITFSSNGENAENIAFNIYRDGKLVKGELPGSTLSWVDPETNQSSPSYCYTVESYYYHDGLAIKNYSQKSRPVCYWGSNDSRIQVFEATQDLNYPGSDQDRVKKSQNHGYSHYENWGQAEDTLILEAFKPKVTGFHLLQVAAANGSGPWNTGVTCGVKYIQVFDQANTCIGSGYLIMPQTSSWENLRDSSFVRVNLDVDKIYKIVIGENENAFNMSKFKHFDSYTGNNGTGGTKGLYNYVNIAALKVLALTSLNT